One Streptomyces sp. P9-A2 DNA window includes the following coding sequences:
- a CDS encoding SCO2195 family GlnR-regulated protein — MQAAPVRATAIPSFGTALRAVESLLMSGGQRTARRNAWTSVLEDRRRAKDRVEAQRVLDRSPTVTSL; from the coding sequence ATGCAGGCCGCGCCCGTCCGCGCCACCGCCATTCCGTCCTTCGGCACCGCCCTGCGCGCTGTCGAGTCACTTCTGATGAGCGGCGGTCAGCGCACCGCCCGCCGTAACGCCTGGACCTCCGTGCTGGAGGACCGCCGTCGCGCCAAGGACCGGGTCGAGGCACAGCGCGTACTCGACCGGTCCCCGACCGTCACCAGCCTCTGA
- a CDS encoding DUF4191 domain-containing protein: protein MARKETAADAANPGRLKQIALTYKMTRRADKKIGLVLAAVGIVTFGVFLAIGFLIGHPIYLGILGFLLAFLATAIIFGRRAERAAFGQMEGQPGAAAAVLDNVGRGWTTTPAVAMNRNQDVVHRAVGKAGIVLIAEGNPNRVKSLLAAEKKRMNRIVADVPVHDMIVGTGEGQVELKKLRTTMLKLPRVLTGPQVTATNDRLRALGDLMSNMPLPKGPMPKGMKLPKGGPKAR from the coding sequence ATGGCGAGGAAGGAAACCGCAGCGGACGCTGCGAACCCCGGGCGACTGAAGCAGATCGCTCTGACCTACAAGATGACCCGCAGGGCCGACAAAAAGATCGGTCTTGTACTCGCAGCTGTCGGAATTGTCACCTTCGGTGTCTTCCTCGCGATCGGTTTCTTGATCGGTCACCCCATCTATCTCGGCATCCTGGGCTTCCTGCTCGCCTTCCTCGCGACGGCGATCATTTTCGGGCGCAGGGCCGAGCGAGCGGCCTTCGGGCAGATGGAGGGACAGCCGGGCGCTGCCGCGGCCGTACTGGACAACGTCGGCCGGGGCTGGACCACCACCCCCGCCGTGGCGATGAACCGCAATCAGGACGTGGTGCACCGCGCGGTCGGCAAGGCCGGCATCGTACTGATCGCCGAGGGCAACCCGAACCGGGTGAAGAGCCTGCTCGCCGCCGAGAAGAAGCGGATGAACCGCATCGTCGCGGACGTGCCGGTGCACGACATGATCGTGGGCACGGGTGAGGGGCAGGTCGAGCTGAAGAAGCTGCGCACGACCATGCTCAAGCTGCCCCGTGTCCTCACGGGCCCGCAGGTCACCGCGACCAACGACCGGCTGCGCGCGCTGGGCGACCTGATGAGCAACATGCCCCTCCCGAAGGGCCCGATGCCCAAGGGTATGAAGCTCCCCAAGGGCGGCCCGAAGGCCCGCTGA
- a CDS encoding RDD family protein codes for MDNRQAIGSWLSGPRAALEEAGAEFGYRGEQLGLPEDGPGSIAPPGRRIGALAVDWALCVLIAYGLITDGYGQSTGNWALLLFFALSVLTVGTVGFTPGKRLFGLRVVALGSGRVQPVRGLVRSALLCLAVPALIWDRDGRGLHDRLARTVEVRA; via the coding sequence GTGGACAACAGGCAGGCAATCGGATCGTGGCTCTCCGGGCCGCGCGCGGCCCTCGAAGAGGCCGGCGCCGAGTTCGGATACCGGGGCGAGCAGCTGGGGCTTCCGGAGGACGGACCGGGCTCCATCGCCCCTCCGGGGCGCAGGATCGGCGCCCTGGCCGTCGACTGGGCGCTGTGCGTCCTGATCGCATACGGCCTCATCACCGACGGCTACGGGCAGAGCACCGGCAACTGGGCGCTTCTGCTGTTCTTCGCGCTGAGCGTCCTCACCGTCGGCACGGTCGGGTTCACTCCCGGAAAGCGCCTCTTCGGTCTGCGCGTCGTCGCCCTGGGAAGCGGCCGGGTCCAGCCGGTGCGCGGCCTGGTCCGCTCGGCGCTGCTCTGCCTGGCCGTCCCCGCCCTGATCTGGGACCGCGACGGCCGCGGTCTGCACGACCGGCTCGCCCGCACGGTCGAGGTGCGGGCCTGA
- the glnA gene encoding type I glutamate--ammonia ligase, whose product MFQNADEAKKFIADEDVKFVDVRFCDLPGVMQHFTVPAEAFDPDEELAFDGSSIRGFQAIHESDMALRADLTTSRVDPFRRDKTLNINFFIHDPITGEQYSRDPRNVAKKAEAYLTSTGIADTAFFGPEAEFYVFDSVRFNTSANESFYHIDSEAGAWNTGAVEDNRGYKVRYKGGYFPVPPVDHFADLRAEISLELDRSGLKVERQHHEVGTAGQAEINYKFNTLLAAADDLQLFKYIVKNVAWRNGKTATFMPKPIFGDNGSGMHVHQSLWTGGTPLFYDEQGYAGLSDMARYYIGGILRHAPSLLAFTNPTVNSYHRLVPGFEAPVNLVYSQRNRSAAMRIPITGSNPKAKRVEFRAPDASGNPYLAFSALLLAGLDGIKNKIEPAEPIDKDLYELAPEEHANVAQVPTSLGAVLDRLEADHEFLLQGDVFTPDLIETWIDLKRTTEIAPLALRPHPHEFELYFDV is encoded by the coding sequence ATGTTCCAGAACGCCGACGAGGCCAAGAAGTTCATCGCGGACGAGGACGTCAAATTCGTCGACGTCCGGTTCTGCGACCTCCCGGGCGTGATGCAGCACTTCACGGTGCCTGCTGAGGCGTTCGACCCCGATGAGGAACTGGCCTTCGACGGATCCTCGATCCGCGGCTTCCAGGCCATCCACGAGTCCGACATGGCGCTGCGCGCGGACCTCACGACCTCCAGGGTCGACCCGTTCCGCCGTGACAAGACGCTGAACATCAACTTCTTCATCCACGACCCGATCACGGGCGAGCAGTACTCCCGCGACCCGCGCAACGTCGCCAAGAAGGCCGAGGCCTACCTCACCTCCACCGGCATCGCGGACACCGCCTTCTTCGGCCCCGAGGCCGAGTTCTACGTCTTCGACAGCGTGCGCTTCAACACCTCGGCGAACGAGTCCTTCTACCACATCGACTCCGAGGCGGGCGCCTGGAACACCGGTGCGGTGGAGGACAACCGCGGTTACAAGGTCCGCTACAAGGGCGGCTACTTCCCGGTCCCGCCGGTCGACCACTTCGCCGACCTGCGCGCCGAGATCTCCCTGGAGCTGGACCGGTCCGGCCTGAAGGTCGAGCGCCAGCACCACGAGGTGGGCACGGCCGGCCAGGCCGAGATCAACTACAAGTTCAACACCCTGCTCGCGGCCGCCGACGACCTGCAGCTCTTCAAGTACATCGTGAAGAACGTCGCCTGGCGCAACGGCAAGACCGCGACCTTCATGCCGAAGCCGATCTTCGGCGACAACGGCTCGGGCATGCACGTCCACCAGTCGCTGTGGACGGGCGGCACCCCGCTGTTCTACGACGAGCAGGGCTACGCCGGCCTGTCGGACATGGCCCGCTACTACATCGGCGGCATCCTCCGGCACGCCCCGTCGCTGCTGGCCTTCACCAACCCGACGGTGAACTCGTACCACCGCCTGGTGCCGGGCTTCGAGGCCCCGGTGAACCTGGTGTACTCGCAGCGCAACCGTTCCGCCGCGATGCGCATCCCGATCACCGGCTCGAACCCGAAGGCCAAGCGCGTCGAGTTCCGCGCCCCGGACGCCTCCGGCAACCCGTACCTGGCGTTCTCGGCGCTGCTGCTCGCCGGCCTGGACGGCATCAAGAACAAGATCGAGCCGGCCGAGCCGATCGACAAGGACCTCTACGAGCTGGCCCCCGAGGAGCACGCCAACGTGGCGCAGGTCCCGACCTCGCTCGGCGCCGTCCTCGACCGCCTCGAGGCCGACCACGAGTTCCTCCTCCAGGGCGACGTCTTCACGCCGGACCTGATCGAGACGTGGATCGACCTCAAGCGCACCACCGAGATCGCCCCGCTGGCCCTGCGCCCGCACCCGCACGAGTTCGAGCTGTACTTCGACGTGTAG